CGTTCTTCCGGGACGATGAGCTCCGTCTCTACATCGTCGCGGACGGCATGGGCGGGCACGCGGCCGGCGAGGTCGCGAGCGCCGAGGCGGTCGAGACGATCTACGGCATGGTGAAGCGGGGCCTTCCTGCCATCGGCGATCCGAACGAGCCGCTGACGCAGCCCAAGGCGCGCGCCGTGCTGCGCATCCTCGAGGGCGCGATCCAGGCGGCGACGTACATGGTCTTCGCGATCGCCGAGCTCGATCGCGACAAGAGCGGCATGGGCACGACGATCAGCGCGGCGCTCATCGTCGGCGGCGCGCTCGTGACCGGCCAGGTGGGCGACAGCCGCATCTACCAGGTCCGCAACGGGACCGCGGTGCAGATGACCGAGGATCACACGCTGATCGCGTGGCAGATCAAGAACGGCCTCATCTCCGTCGACGAGGCCAAGAGCTCGCCTCACCGCAACGTGATCACGCGCGCGGTCGGCAACCGGGACTACGTCGAGGTCGACACCTCGATCGTCGCCGTGGAGGAGGGCGATCGATACCTGCTCTGCTCCGACGGGCTGCACGGGTATCTCCACGCCGAGGAGGAGGTCGCGAGCATCGCCTCGAAGGGCGGCGACGTGGCGGTCGACCTCTTCATCGACCTCGCGAATCGGCGCGGGGGGCGGGACAACATCACGGCGGTGCTGGTCGAGGTGGGCTGACGCGCCCGCGCGAAAGTCGGCTACGCTGCCCGGATGGCGTTGAAGGACAGACTGGTCACCGAGGGCATGAAGCTCGCCGCGAACCCGAACGTGGCGAAGTTGATGCAGGACGAGCGGTTCATGCGGCTGTTCATGACGGCGATGAGCGTGCCCGGCCGG
The nucleotide sequence above comes from Sorangium aterium. Encoded proteins:
- a CDS encoding PP2C family protein-serine/threonine phosphatase; protein product: MRIQSFGRTDVGRHRRANEDAFFRDDELRLYIVADGMGGHAAGEVASAEAVETIYGMVKRGLPAIGDPNEPLTQPKARAVLRILEGAIQAATYMVFAIAELDRDKSGMGTTISAALIVGGALVTGQVGDSRIYQVRNGTAVQMTEDHTLIAWQIKNGLISVDEAKSSPHRNVITRAVGNRDYVEVDTSIVAVEEGDRYLLCSDGLHGYLHAEEEVASIASKGGDVAVDLFIDLANRRGGRDNITAVLVEVG